One region of Demequina sp. TMPB413 genomic DNA includes:
- a CDS encoding aspartate ammonia-lyase, producing the protein MDYRIEHDTMGEVRVPAAALYRAQTQRAVENFPISGITLTRRHIEALARVKKAAARANVELGVLEAGVAEAIVSAADAVAGGEYDGEFPVDVFQTGSGTSSNMNMNEVLATLATRGLGAEVHPNDHVNASQSSNDVFPTSVHVAATSALVNDLVPALDHLASSLEAKSSEFSQVVKSGRTHLMDATPVTLGQEFGGYAAAVRLGIERLESALPRLAEVPLGGTAVGTGINTPQGFPQRVIELLAEDTGLPIKEARDHFEAQSARDALVEVSGALRTIAVSLTKVCNDLRWMGSGPNTGLGEIALPDLQPGSSIMPGKVNPVVPEAVLMVCARVVGNDATVAWAGASGAFELNVQIPVMALGVLESMSLLANSTRVLADKTVSGITANVERARFLAEASPSIVTPLNRVVGYENAAAIAKHAVKNGVTVREAVEALGFVERGDVTEAQLDALLDVTTMTGERSRLRP; encoded by the coding sequence GCAGACACATCGAGGCCCTGGCACGTGTGAAGAAGGCTGCCGCACGCGCCAACGTCGAGTTGGGAGTTCTCGAGGCTGGCGTTGCGGAGGCGATCGTTTCCGCGGCCGACGCGGTGGCTGGCGGAGAATACGACGGCGAGTTCCCGGTCGACGTCTTTCAGACGGGTTCTGGCACCAGTTCCAACATGAACATGAACGAGGTTCTTGCCACTCTTGCCACCCGTGGACTGGGCGCCGAGGTTCACCCGAACGACCACGTCAACGCCTCGCAATCGTCCAACGACGTCTTCCCCACGTCGGTGCACGTCGCCGCGACCTCGGCCCTCGTGAACGACCTCGTTCCCGCACTCGATCACCTCGCCTCCTCGCTTGAGGCCAAATCAAGCGAGTTCTCCCAGGTGGTGAAGTCGGGGCGAACCCACCTCATGGATGCCACTCCCGTGACTCTTGGCCAGGAGTTCGGCGGATACGCGGCGGCCGTCAGGCTCGGCATCGAAAGGCTCGAGTCCGCCTTGCCGCGCCTCGCTGAGGTGCCGCTCGGAGGAACGGCGGTGGGAACGGGCATCAACACGCCTCAAGGCTTCCCGCAACGCGTCATTGAGTTGCTGGCAGAAGACACGGGGCTGCCGATCAAGGAGGCCAGGGACCACTTCGAGGCGCAATCCGCACGTGACGCGCTCGTGGAAGTGTCCGGCGCCCTTCGCACCATTGCGGTGAGCCTCACGAAGGTGTGCAACGACTTGCGGTGGATGGGCTCCGGACCCAACACGGGGCTGGGCGAGATCGCGCTACCGGACCTCCAGCCAGGGTCGAGCATCATGCCAGGCAAGGTCAATCCCGTGGTGCCGGAGGCGGTGCTGATGGTGTGTGCGCGCGTCGTGGGCAACGATGCGACCGTCGCGTGGGCGGGAGCCTCGGGAGCCTTCGAACTCAACGTCCAGATCCCTGTCATGGCACTTGGCGTGCTGGAGTCGATGAGTCTGCTCGCCAACTCCACCCGCGTGCTTGCTGACAAAACGGTGTCGGGCATCACGGCCAACGTCGAGCGTGCTCGATTCCTTGCCGAGGCCTCCCCCAGCATCGTCACCCCCCTCAACCGCGTCGTCGGCTACGAGAACGCCGCCGCGATCGCAAAGCACGCCGTGAAGAACGGCGTGACCGTGCGCGAAGCGGTCGAGGCACTCGGCTTCGTCGAGCGCGGAGACGTCACGGAAGCGCAACTTGATGCCCTCCTCGACGTCACCACCATGACGGGCGAGCGGTCGAGACTGCGGCCTTGA